The Stenotrophomonas sp. BIO128-Bstrain region TGCCGGCCAGCGCGATGGCCTCGGCGACGGTGGTGCCCCCGGCGAGGGTCAGCACCTTCGAGGCGGCCCGATCGGGCCAGGCCAGCACCACCTCGACCGTGATCACGGCTCAGTCCTGGGCGTCGGCGACGCGGACGAAATCATTGACCATCCGGTCGGCCAGGCCCTGGAAGCCCAGCGCGAGAGCCGGACCGAGCAGACGTGAGGTCGGCTCGAACTCCAGCGTCAGCGTGACCTTGCAGGCATCTTCGGCCAGCGCGTGGAATTCCCAGCGACCGTGCAGGCGCTTGAACGGCCCGTCCTTGAGCTGCATATCGATGCTGTGCGGGCGTTGCAGCGTGTTCTCGGTCATGAACCAGGTGGAGAACGAACCGAAGCCCAGATCCAGGCGCGCGATCAGGCGGTCCGGGCCGGACTCCAGGATCTGCGAGGCCGAGCACCAGCGGAAGCGGCGCGGATAGGCGTCAATATCATTGACCAGGTCGAACATGCGGGCAGCCGAATGTTCGACCAGGGCACTACGGCGGATAGTTGGCATGCGATACAGATGTCTGATGAATCGACCGGGCGTGCCCGAATCGGAGACAATAGGGAAATGAGCAAGAACAGCGGCAAGGATAAAGCAAAGGGCGCGACGGCCAACAAAACCATCGCACTCAACAAGCGTGCCCGGCACGAGTACCACATCGAAGATCGCTTCGAAGCCGGCCTGGCCCTGCAGGGCTGGGAGGTCAAGTCGATCCGCGCCGGGCGCGGCAACATCATCGATGCTTACGCCTACGTGCGTGATGGCGAGATCTATCTGATCGGTGCGCAGATCACCCCGTTGATCCAGGCCTCCACCCACGTGGTGGCCAACGACCGCCGGGACCGCAAGCTGCTCCTGCATCGCAACGAGATCGACAAGCTGATCGGCAAGGTGCAGCGCGACGGCTACACGATCGTGCCCACCGCGATGTACTGGAGCAAGAACAAGATCAAGCTCGAGATCGCGCTGGCCAAGGGCAAGCAGACCCACGACAAGCGCGATGCGGAGAAGGACCGCGACTGGGCGCGCGAGAAGTCGCGCACCATGCGCCGGCACAACCGCGACGCGTGATGACGCGCACGGTGGCCGCACCGGGGATCCAGCCGGCCAGCGCCGAGGACACCCGCGCGGTGTTCGCCGGCCTGTTGGCTTTCAACCAGGCCGCCAGTGGCGATGCGTTGGACGATCAGCCGGTCAACCGGGTGATCCACGATGCTACCGGCCGGGTGGTGGCCGGGATCGCCGCCGACGTCTGCGGTGGCTGGCTGATGGTGCATGCGTTGTGGGTGGACGCCAGCCAGCGTGGCCAGGGGCTGGGCCAGGCGCTGCTGGCCGATGCCGAGCAGCAGGCCCGCACGCTCGGCGCACACGCGGTGACGCTGGACACCTTCTCCTGGCAGGCCGAGGGCTTCTACCTCAAGCAGGGCTATGAGGTGTTCGGCCGGCTGCAGGACTTCCCGCCCGGGCACCATCGCCTGTACCTGCGCAAGCCGCTGTAACGCCCTGCCCGGGCACTGCCAGCGCCACGTATCGCCAAGGCTGTCCTGACCCCGCGGCCCCGGCAGGACAGCGATCTTTCCCCGCCAGCCCCGCGCAGCTGTCAGAATCCCCGCATTGATACGGAAAGGATCCGCGCGTGACACTTGAAACTACCCCGGCACCCGCACTGGCGGCGGACGAACTGACCACCCTGCGCGCCGACGTGGCCGCGCTGGAGTTCATCTTTGACGAACTCGCCCGCGCGATGGACCCGGCCGCGCTGCTCAAGGTGCTGACCTACCTGATCCGCAACGCCAAGCGCGTCGCCTCGGAGACGCAGAGCTACGACACCCTGGAGCACCGCCGGCTGGTCGCCCAGGTGGAATCGCTGATGGCCCGGGTCGAGCCGCAGGCCAAGAAGCAGGCGATGGCCGTGCGCAACGAGCACAACCGCCTGAAGAAGGAAAAGGCCCGCCACAAGGCCGACAGCCGCCGCCAGCTGCAGAAGTAAGCGGCAGAAGTAAGCGGCAGACCGGCAAGGTGACTGTTCAGCCGGATTGGAGTAGCATCCATTCCGTCAAGTAGACGTCCGGCGCTGTTTTCCGGATGAAGTGCGGTTCTTGAAGAAACCGGGGGTGCATTGGTTTCGACGGGGGTTGTGAAGTTACTTGGTGCATGCCGAGGGGGCAGCTTTCCTCGTTAATCCAGCAGCAAACTTTTAGTTGCCAACGACGACAACTACGGTTCGAACGACTTCGCAATCGCTGCCTAAAAACAGCTTTAGCGTTTAGTTCTACAGCCGCCTTAGGCGAACCCCCGAACCTACTTGTGCCCGTGCTCGTAGATGTAGGGTCATTATCACGGAACCGGTTGTGATGGCTGCCTGTCAGTCACGACTTAACTAAAGCAGGCTGGTCCTGGGGTGCGCTTTGCACACCGTGCTGCCACAGGATGAGATCCAACGGTGAGCTAAGCATGTAGTACCGGGGATGGAGTGCCTTCGGACGGCGGTTCAATTCCGCCCACCTCCACCAATGAGGGGTTCGAAAGAATCCCAAGAAGCCCGGGAACCCTTATACAACGGGGGTTCCCGGGCTTTTTTATTTCCGGCATCGTCAGGCCCCATGCGCTGCAGGTCGTGAGACCGTGGGGGCGATGCCCCCGCTCACCCATCTTGCCTTGCGGCGCGCCAAGCCGGCCGAGAAGACCCCGAACCTGTTCGACCGCGGCGGTCTCTACCTGGAGATCTCATCCTGTTGATGGTCGGTGGTGGCACCTGACCCTTCTGGACCTCAGCCTGCAGATGAGCCTCTACGGGCTGCTGCTGGCCTCGTGGCGCTGTGGCAGTTGCCGCGCTGTGCCAGACGGATCGCGGCGTACGGCCGCCTCCTCTTCGCCCTCGGAGGGCGGGATGTACCACTTCTGGACCGTGCCCGCGGGCAGGTTATAGACCCAATATGTCCCGCCAGCCTTCGTTACCGCTTCTTCCAGGATTGCGCGCTGGCGGAAGTCCTCATCGGTCACGCAGGTGGGGCAGTGCACCGGCTGAGCCGCAAAAGCAGGCGTTGCAACCGCCGCGGCCGTTAATGCAAGCATCGCACTAAAGAGCTTCACAATAGATCCTTTATTGAGAAATTGCCGATTTGCTCGGCGATTTGATCCTAGCACCGTGAAGCATGTGGCTGGGTTGCCGATCCTGCCGTGATCTCGCCAACGTGACCGCGTACGCGTCCGCAGTTGGGTTTGTCATGACCTTTGAAGCGGCGCGGGACTTCTCTGATTCAGGGCGTGGCTGGCTGCCGAGCGGGATGACGCGACGGCAATGCTGCTGGCCAGCGAGTGCAGACATCGAAGGTCCCCACCTTTTTGTGCCTCACGGCAACGTAAATTTCCGCGCCATCCGAAGTGGCCAGACCGAGGTGAACTGCGCGCCACCCACCAGCCGGTATGCTGCCGAAACACTGTGCAGCACGCCCATCGCCTCCAGCACATCCTTGGTCTTCCGGAACGTCGGCCGCGGATCCGCGGTGAACATGAAAAGGTTGATCTCTTTCGCGCTGACGTCATAGCCGTCCAGCGTCGCGGCCTTGCCGAGCGCGGCGGTCAGCTCGGCCTCCAGCGTCGCCAGGAATGCCTCATCGTCCAGCGACTTGCGCCAGAACTTGATCACAAGCTGGTAATCCATCAGGCGGCCCCGTCATTCAAGAAGTGAACCGCCAAGGTTACCCGCATGAAGGACATCACGCTGTGTTTGAAGCGGCGGCAATCATCTGCGCCAGCCGGTCGGCGATGGCCTGCCCCACCTCCGGCGGCAGGCGCGAGCGCGACAGCGCTTCGAACACCCACATGCCGTCGGCGGCGAGCTTGGCGATGAACAGGTCCAGCGCGGCCGGGTCGCTCAGGTCCTGCGGGGTCGGCGGCGACCAGCGCTCGGCCACGGTCGCCCAGGGCTGCACGTTCTCATCCGTCGCCGCCGCATCAAACATCAGCTGCAGTTCGGCGCGCGTAGCGGTCTGCACACAGGTCAGTGCGTAGGCCTGGTAGCGCTCGGTGGCATCGGCGGCCTCGGCCGGCTTGCCGGCCACCTCGATCAAGCTCGCCTCCCACACGCCGGCCAGGTGCTGATGGATGCCCTGGAGCAGCGCGTCGCGCGAGGGGAAGTGGTACAGCAGCCCTCCCCTGGCGATGCCGGATTCGGTGGCGACCGCCTCGAAGGTGAGCGCGGTGATGCCGTCGCGTTCGATCACGCGGACGGCGGCATCAAGGATGTTGGTTCGGTTGCTCGGGCGCATGGAGTCAGTGGGCGTGGGAGACAGTGGTGGCGCTGCCGGGGCCGTGACGGCGCAGCAGAATGCCGGTGACGACGGTGCCGACCAGGAGCACGGCGGCGATCACATACAGTACCCAAACATAGCTGGCGTCGTAGGCGCTGGCGGCAGCACCGAGCCACCCTGCATCGGAACCGGGCTGCGCGGCCAGAGCGAACGCCTGCTGGATGCTCTCACCCGCAGCGGCGTCCACGCCGTCCGGAAGCGACACGGTTGCCGAGTACAGCGCGGCAATCAGGCTGCCCAGCAGCGAGACCGCGAACAGGCTGCCGAACTCGTAGGACACCTCCTCCACCGAGGACGCCATGCCGGCGCGGTGCGGCGGCACGTTGCCGATGATGGCCGTGGAAGCGACCGAAATGGTCGCGCCCATGCCCAGCCCGGTGAGCAGCAACCCGGTAATGGTCCAGCCCAGGTCGCTACCAAAGGTCACCGCCACCAGCAGCACGCCGGCGGTACCCACGCCGAGCCCACCGGTGATCAGCGGCAACAGCCCGACGCGGTGCAGGAACGCGCCGCCGAAGATCGCGCTGGGCAGGCAGCCGAGCGCGACCACCGACACCAGCAAACCGGCCTGCAGCGGCGTGTAATCGGCGACCAGCTGGAAGCGCTGGGTGGTCAGCAGCTGCAGGCCGGCGATGGCAAACATCGCGAAGGCCGCCGAGAGCACACCGGCCAGGAACGGCGCATTGCGGAAGATCGCCACATCAAGCATGGGATACGGCAGGCGACGCTGGCGACGCAGGAACAGCACCAGACCCACGACGAAGACCAGCGCCGCGCCCGCGGCCAGTGGCCCGTTCGGCGGCGCATGCGCGATTTCCTTGATCGCCACCACCAGGCCGGACAACGCGACCAGACTCAACAGCGAGGAAATCAGGTCCCACGGCTTGCTCGCATCGGGCGTGCCGTGCGGCGCGAACAGCACGGCGCCAACCATCGCCAGCAGCACGATCGGCACGTTGATCAGGAACACCGAACCCCACCAGAAATGGGCCAGCAGCACGCCGCCGACGATCGGGCCGATCGCGCTGCCAATGATGGAAATGCAGCCCCAGACCGCGATCGCCAGATTGCGCTCGCGCTCATCCGCGAAGGTCAGGCTGATCAGCGCCAGCGTGGCCGGCATCATTGCCGCGGCACCCACCGCGAGCAGCGCGCGGGCGCCGATGAGCAGGTTGGCGTCCGCCGCGAACGCAGCCAGCAGCGAGGCGATGCCGAAGATCACCAGGCCGATCAGGAACATACGGCGGTGCCCCAGCCGGTCGCCGAGGGTGCCCGCGCCGAGCAGCAGGCCGGCCATGACCAGCGGATAGGCATTGATGATCCACAGCCCCTGCAGCGACGTGGCGCCGAGTTCGGCGGTCAGGGTGGGCAAGGCGGTGTACAGGACCGAGTTGTCGAGCGTGATCAGCAGCAGGCCGGCGGCCACGGTGAGCAACAGGCTCCAGCGCTGGGTCTTGGTGGGGGTCATGGGGAACGAACGTTTCGGGCGGGCAGTAACTATACAGGACGTCCTGTTTGGTTATGACTCCCCCTCCCGACGGGTTCAGCCTGCGGCAGGCACTGCCGTGCGCAACCGCGGACGTGGCCGGTCTGCGTGGCAACTGGCGTTCATCACATGGCAGGGGGCTCACCCGCGCAGGTACGCCTGCCCGGTATGCACGGTGTCGGGGATCGCTATGGACGGACAGAAAGAGGCATTTCGGCAGGCACACGCCGAGTTGGAGCAGTGCTGGACGCACGGCCGGTCGGCGGCCGAGCGATGGGCGGTGTACGACGGTATCCACGACCGGCTGGTAGCGCAGTGGCCGGGCGATGCCACCCGCATCGTCGGCATGATGGTGATGTGGGTCACCGAAATACGCGGCAGCTGCCCGTCGCCCCATGGCGTTGCCGAGCCGGGACGGAGCGAGGTCCTGCGGCTGCGTGCCTCCCGGATCGATTCCTGAGAGCCGTGCCGGCTGGGTTACGGTGCGGTCGGCTGGAAAGGCGCGTTGCGCCCGGCCACTTCCATGTTGATCGCATTGATCAGGGCCGACACGGCCGTCGCCAGGCGGCGGCTGTCGGCGATGGAGCCGAAGAACAGGATCGAGGTGCCGTCCAGTTCGACCCCGGCCAGGCCGAGCTCGCCCTTGAGCGCGGCGACGCGTTCGTCGAACAGCTTCAACCAGTGGGCATCGGGAGCGACATCCAGCATCGCCACAATCGCCTCATCCGCACCATGGTCGACGATGGTCTGCAGGGTCGGGACGTCGAATCCCAGCAGGCGTGGCACGCTGCTGTCGGGAAGAGGAATGCTCATGCGGGCATGGTAGCCGGTAAGCCGCTGCGGTGCCCGACGGCGACTGGCGATGGCTGAAGCGTTGTGATTGCCCATGACGCACAAAGGCCCGGCCAGATCGGCCGGGCCCTCGGTGCGTCATGCCTGGCCTTATTCTTCCTGGTCGCTCTGCTGGCCCGAGCGCTGGCCCTGCTGATCCTGCTGTTGCTGCTGCTTCTGGGCGTCACGGTCGCGCTGATCCTGCTGATCCTGCTGGCCCTGCTGCGGGGTGTTGCGCTGCGGATCGTTCTGACCCTGCTGCGGGTTCGGGGTGTTGGCCATTGCCGTATCTCCGGTGTTCGGCATCGAAGTGGTGCCGGTGAAACCACGCTAGGCCTGCCCGCGTTACCCATGTGTGCGTGGCGGGCGGCGCGCCCTGCACGCGCCGGGCACCTGCGTAAACAATTCAGAACGCACTGGAAAACGACACCGAGAGAGCACAGTGCGTTCACTGCCCGGTAGCGGTGATCTGCAGCGCATCGACAGTCCCTTGATGGGCGCGCGCTCATGCTCGCGACGAAAGGCCCTTGCCGGGCCCCCACCGAGGATGTGCCATGACGCCGCTCCGCTCGCTGCGGTTGACCGCCCTGCTCGCCCTGACGCCGATGCTGGCCACCGCGGCGGACAAGGTCACCACCACCCCCGTGCACTTCACCAAGGGCGCCAGCAGCGCCACTCTGCGTGGGACGTTGTCCGGTTATGACACCGTCCGCTACACGATCGCCGCGCGTGCCGGCCAGACCATGGCGGTCACGATCGACGGCAGCCCCAATGCCAATTTCAATGTATTCGCGCCCGGCGTAACGCCCGGCCAGGGCGAGGCCCTGGGCAGCAACGACGAGACCCGGCGCTGGAGCGGCACCCTGCCGTCCACCGGCACCTATGTGGTGCAGGTCTACCAGATGCGTGCGCAGGCGCGCCGGGGTGAGAAGGCACCGCACAGCTTGACCGTCGCAATCCGCTGAGGCCAGCCCCGGGTATCCTCGGGGGTGTCGGTTTCGTCCACGCAAGGGGCCCGGGATGGACTTCCTCAAACTGCTGCGGTCGCTGGAAGAGTTTCTCTACGAGCTGTGCACCTGGTTTCTGTTCTTCCCGCGCACGCTGTACCGCGTGGTGGTGCATCCGCGGCGGATGGCCCAGTACGTGGATACCGAGCTGAAGGAAAAGCTGGACCGCCAGTTCGACGATGCGATCAGCCCGCCGATGTTCCTGATGCTGGCGGTGCTGGTCGCACACGGGGTGGAGCTGATGCTGCACCAGCAGGTGGTCGGCACCGGTGCGCTGTCGCGTTCGATTTTCGGCAATGAGGAAAGCCTGCTGCTGTACCGCTCGATCACCTTCGCCATCTGGCCGCTGGTGACCACCACGCACCTGCTGCGGCGCAAGCACGTGCCGATGACCCGGGAGTCGTTGCGCCGACCGTTTTTCATGCAGTGCTACCTGACCGCCCCGTTCGCGGTGACGTTGTCCACCAGCATGGTGTTCGTACGGCTGCCCGGCGAGCTGTCAACCGTGCTCGGCACTGCGGTGGGGGTGATCGCCGCGCTGTGGTATGCGGTGGTCCAGGCCGGGTGGCTGAAGGTCGCGCTTCAACGCTCCTGGTTGAACACGATCCTCTCCACGGTATGGGTGCTGGTGCTGGGATCGCTCATCAACATCACGATCGGGGTGATCCTGCTGTCGAATTGATCCGACCGGCGCCCCGCCCAACCGCCATGTCGCGCATATCCTTTCCCCGCCCTTCCATGCGACCCTTTGGGAACGTTTTCATGGAATGGAGGGATTCCACATGCTGTTTCGTTTCCACCGGCCCGCGCTGCTGGCCCTGATGATGTTTGCCGCCCCGCTGGGCAGCGCCTGGGCGCAGGCACCGGACGCGTTGAAAGTCATGTCGTTCAACGTGCGCACGCCGGCCGATACCGACCCCGGCAAGCGCTGGGAAGACCGCCGCGATGCGATGGTCACGCTGATCCGCGAACAGAAACCCGAGGTGATCGGCACCCAGGAGCTGGTGCGGAAACAGGGCGAGTACCTGGTCGCGCACCTGCCCGGCTACACCCTGTTCGGCAGGGACCGCCGCGGCGGCAATGCCGACGAACACATGGGCGTGCTGTACGACAGCGCGCGCCTGAAGGTGCTCGAATCAGGCGACTTCTGGCTCTCCGATACACCGGATGTGCCGGGCAGCATCACCTGGGGCAACCTGTTCCCGCGCATGGTGACCTGGGCGCTGTTCCAGCGTCAGGCCGATGGCCAACGCTTCTATCTGTTCAACACCCACCTGCCCTATCGCGATGAAGATGAGCCGCGCCGCGTGCTCGGTGCGAAGCTGATCGTCTCGCGGCTGGCAACGCTGCCCAAGGACATCCCGGTCGTGGTCACCGGCGATTTCAACAGTGAGCCCGGCAGCGACACCTACAAGGCCTTCACTGCCGCATTGGGCGATGCCCGCGAACTCGCCGGCAAGGTCGAAGGCCCGCGCCTGACCTTCCACGATTTCACCGGCAAACCGACGGTGGAACTGGACTGGATCCTGGTACGCGGTTTCAGCGTGGACCGTTTCAGCACGCTGGACCAGAAACCCGGTGGCGTGCTGCCTTCGGACCACTACCCGGTCCAGGCCGAGCTGCGGTTCCCCGCGTCGCCGCCGACGGGCCGGTAAGCAGACGCGCGATGGGCGGCCATAGCACCGTCCATCGGCTTGCGCATGGCCGCACTGCGGCCCTGCGCTTTCACCCGCCGATCACGGCTGCCGCTCATCGATCTGCTGCAGCAGCTGGTACAGCGCCTGATGCTGCTCGCGTGCCTGGCAGATCCGCGCGCCGATGGCGATGAACACACCGGTGGCGATCAGGCCGATCTCGAACAGGCCTTCGGTCAAACGGGCGAATCCGATGGCGACCACGATGATCGCGGCGACCAGCAGCGCGATGACACCGCGCGAAAGCCCCGCGCCGGATCCCATGCCCGGCTCCTGCACACGCGGACGGACAGGACGCCACTGATTGGGTTGCATGCGGGCCACTCCAGAGAACAACCCACGCTTGTAGCATCGTGCATTGGCACCGTGCAGAGGCAAAGCCGTCAACCGCGACGCCCTGCGCAGCGGATGTGACGGCTGTTGCCATTCTTGCAGGGACGGCGCCTTCGCCGCCCCTGCGACCTGCGGCCGGTCAGCGCTGCGTCACCGCCACCGGGGTGTTGGCTGCATCCTGCTGCTGGCCCCAGCCACCCAAGGCCTTGTACACCCCCACCACACTGACGTTGACCGTGGATTCGGCCTCGGCCAGTGCATCGTCCGCGGCCAGCTGGGTGCGTTGTGCATCGAGCAGGGTCAGGAAGTCTTCCGACCCCTCGCGGAAGCGGATCTGCGCCAGTTCCTCCGCGCGACCCGCCGCCTGGGCCTGCTCGGCGACGATCGCCAGGCGGGCCTGCTGCTTGGCGTACCGCGTCAACGCGTTCTCGGTGTCTTCCAGCGCCAGCAGCACCGCCTTCTCATACTCGGCGGCGGCACCGTCGGCCTGCGCCTTGCTGGCGCGCAGACGGGCTTTGACCGTGCCGAAATCGAAGGCAGCCCAGCTGATCGACGGGGTCACCGACCACGCCTTGTTGTTGCCGTTGACCAACCCGCTGGCATCACCGGACAGGAAGCCGACGAACCCACTCAGGCTGATCCGCGGGAACAGGTCCGCGGTGGCCACGCCAACGCGCGCGGTGGCCGCCGCCAGCCGACGCTCGGCCACGCGCACATCGGCGCGCTGACGCAGCAGATCGGTGGTGTCACCCAACGGCAACGCCTTGGCGTACGGCCGCATCTCGCGCGGCTGCAGCAGGCTGTCCAGTGCATCCGGACGCTG contains the following coding sequences:
- a CDS encoding type II toxin-antitoxin system RatA family toxin, encoding MPTIRRSALVEHSAARMFDLVNDIDAYPRRFRWCSASQILESGPDRLIARLDLGFGSFSTWFMTENTLQRPHSIDMQLKDGPFKRLHGRWEFHALAEDACKVTLTLEFEPTSRLLGPALALGFQGLADRMVNDFVRVADAQD
- the smpB gene encoding SsrA-binding protein SmpB, giving the protein MSKNSGKDKAKGATANKTIALNKRARHEYHIEDRFEAGLALQGWEVKSIRAGRGNIIDAYAYVRDGEIYLIGAQITPLIQASTHVVANDRRDRKLLLHRNEIDKLIGKVQRDGYTIVPTAMYWSKNKIKLEIALAKGKQTHDKRDAEKDRDWAREKSRTMRRHNRDA
- a CDS encoding GNAT family N-acetyltransferase → MTRTVAAPGIQPASAEDTRAVFAGLLAFNQAASGDALDDQPVNRVIHDATGRVVAGIAADVCGGWLMVHALWVDASQRGQGLGQALLADAEQQARTLGAHAVTLDTFSWQAEGFYLKQGYEVFGRLQDFPPGHHRLYLRKPL
- a CDS encoding TetR/AcrR family transcriptional regulator, with the translated sequence MRPSNRTNILDAAVRVIERDGITALTFEAVATESGIARGGLLYHFPSRDALLQGIHQHLAGVWEASLIEVAGKPAEAADATERYQAYALTCVQTATRAELQLMFDAAATDENVQPWATVAERWSPPTPQDLSDPAALDLFIAKLAADGMWVFEALSRSRLPPEVGQAIADRLAQMIAAASNTA
- a CDS encoding MFS transporter: MTPTKTQRWSLLLTVAAGLLLITLDNSVLYTALPTLTAELGATSLQGLWIINAYPLVMAGLLLGAGTLGDRLGHRRMFLIGLVIFGIASLLAAFAADANLLIGARALLAVGAAAMMPATLALISLTFADERERNLAIAVWGCISIIGSAIGPIVGGVLLAHFWWGSVFLINVPIVLLAMVGAVLFAPHGTPDASKPWDLISSLLSLVALSGLVVAIKEIAHAPPNGPLAAGAALVFVVGLVLFLRRQRRLPYPMLDVAIFRNAPFLAGVLSAAFAMFAIAGLQLLTTQRFQLVADYTPLQAGLLVSVVALGCLPSAIFGGAFLHRVGLLPLITGGLGVGTAGVLLVAVTFGSDLGWTITGLLLTGLGMGATISVASTAIIGNVPPHRAGMASSVEEVSYEFGSLFAVSLLGSLIAALYSATVSLPDGVDAAAGESIQQAFALAAQPGSDAGWLGAAASAYDASYVWVLYVIAAVLLVGTVVTGILLRRHGPGSATTVSHAH
- a CDS encoding g-type lysozyme inhibitor, translating into MTPLRSLRLTALLALTPMLATAADKVTTTPVHFTKGASSATLRGTLSGYDTVRYTIAARAGQTMAVTIDGSPNANFNVFAPGVTPGQGEALGSNDETRRWSGTLPSTGTYVVQVYQMRAQARRGEKAPHSLTVAIR
- a CDS encoding endonuclease/exonuclease/phosphatase family protein, whose translation is MLFRFHRPALLALMMFAAPLGSAWAQAPDALKVMSFNVRTPADTDPGKRWEDRRDAMVTLIREQKPEVIGTQELVRKQGEYLVAHLPGYTLFGRDRRGGNADEHMGVLYDSARLKVLESGDFWLSDTPDVPGSITWGNLFPRMVTWALFQRQADGQRFYLFNTHLPYRDEDEPRRVLGAKLIVSRLATLPKDIPVVVTGDFNSEPGSDTYKAFTAALGDARELAGKVEGPRLTFHDFTGKPTVELDWILVRGFSVDRFSTLDQKPGGVLPSDHYPVQAELRFPASPPTGR
- a CDS encoding membrane protein is translated as MGSGAGLSRGVIALLVAAIIVVAIGFARLTEGLFEIGLIATGVFIAIGARICQAREQHQALYQLLQQIDERQP